GCGGCGTGCAACTGAAGACGGCCGTCGCCAATTCGGACCTGGTGGCCGAATCGATCGTCGCCGCGGCAAAGAAGCACAAGTGCGACCTGATCGTCATGGCCTCGCACGGCCGCAAGGGCATCAAGCGGCTGCTGCTGGGCAGCGAGACGCAGCACGTGCTGGCGCACTCCACGCTGCCTGTGCTGGTGCTGCGGTAGGCCGCCGCAGCAAAGCCTTCCCCTCAGGCGGCCTGCGCCGATGCGTCGCCGACCGCGTCGTTCTGCGCTTCGCTGAGCCAGCGCCGCTTGTCGCGCAGCGGCGGCGCACCGAACATGCGGCTGTACTCGCGGGCGAACTGCGACGGGCTCTCGTAGCCCACGCTGTGCGCCGCGCTCGCCACGTCCACGCCCGCCATCAGCATCTGCCGGCGCGCCTCCTGCAGGCGCAGCTGCTTCTGGTACTGCAGCGGGCTCATGGCCGTCACGGCCTTGAAGTGATGGTGGAAGGACGACACGCTCATGTGCACCGCGCGGGCCATGTCCTCGATGCGCAGCGACTGCGCATAGTTGATGCGCAGCGCGCTGATGGCCTTGGCCACGCGCTGGGTGTGGCTGTCCTGCAGCGCGATCTGGCGCAGCCGCGCGCCCTCACCGTTCACCAGCAGGCGGTACATGATCTCGCGCTTGATGAGCGGCGCCATGATCGGTACGTCTTCCGGCGTTTCGGCCAGCCGCAGCAGGCGCAGCACCGGTTCCAGCACCGGCATGGCGATGCGGTTGACGTACATGCCGCGCGACGCGGGCGCATTGGCCTTGGCGGGCAGCTTCTCGTCGCCGATGAGTTCGCCGATGTCGTCGATCGCAAGCTCCAGCCGCACGCCCAGGTAGGGTTCGTTGTCACTCGTGAGCCGAACCTGGCCGCACACGGGCAGGTCGACCGAGGTCACCAGGTAGTGCATCGGGTCGTACACGTAGATGTCGTCGCCCACGATGATGCGCTTGGAGCCCTGCGCAATGAGCCCGAGCGCCGGGGTGGCGAAGGCGTGCTTGGGGCCGTCGGGCTTGCTGATGCAGAAGACCTGCAGGCCCGCCACCGGCGTTTCTACGGTGCCGTCACGTCCACTGGTGATGCGGTTGATCAGCGCGACCAGTTCCTTGCGGGCTTCGTCGAGTTGCGGATCCAGCGGCATCGGCTGGGCAATGGCGGCGGCGGTTTCGGGTGTTTCGTCGGACATGTTCAGGGCGCTGGGGTCGGGGGATTCACGGCGCCACGGGCGGCGCGGAGGATCGGGTGGTTCAAAGCTTAGCGCCGCATCCGCGAATCTGCACGGGCCCCGGCCGAGGTCTGGAGAAATAGGCAAAGACTTTGCAGGAACGCGCTGGCGGCCGGCGCATGGCTGGCCGGATACTTTTGCCAGGCCCTCCGGGGAATCTCCACCTTCCAACCCAAGGAATGCGCGATGCAATACCGCAAATTCGGCCGCACCGGCCTGTTCGTTTCCGAACTCTGCCTCGGCACCATGACCTTCGGCGGCGCCAGCGGCATCTGGGGCCACATCGGCAACCTGCAGCAGTCGGAGGCGGAAAGCCTGGTGGGCCGCGCCCTGGATGCCGGCATCAACTTCATCGACACCGCCGACGTGTATTCCGAAGGCCTGTCGGAAACCATCACCGGCCAGGCGCTGAAGAACCTCAAGGTGCCGCGCGAGAACGTGGTGGTCGCCACCAAGGTGCTGGGCGAAACCGGCAAGAGCCCGAATTCGGCTGGCGCGTCGCGCTATCACATCATGGAGGGCGTGAAGGCCAGCCTCAAGCGCCTGCAGCTGGACCACATCGACCTGTACCAGATCCACGGCTTCGACCCGGTCACGCCGATCGAGGAAACCGTGCGCGCGCTGGACAACCTGGTGCGGCAGGGCCACGTGCGCTACGTGGGCGTTTCCAACTGGGCGGCCTGGCAGATCATGAAGGCGCTGGGCATCGCCGAGCGGCAGGGTCTCGCGCGCTTCGAATCGCTGCAGGCCTACTACACCATTGCGGGCCGCGACCTGGAGCGCGAACTCGCGCCCATGCTGCAAAGCGAGAACGTCGGCCTGATGGTCTGGAGCCCGTTGGCGGGCGGCCTCCTGAGCGGCAAGTACGGCCGGGATACCGAAGCCGAGAAAGGCAGCCGCCGCACCACCTTCGACTTTCCGCCGGTGAACGTCGAGCGCGCCTACGACTGCATCGACGTGATGCGCGAGCTGGCCGAGTCGCGCAAGGTGTCGGTGGCGCAGATCGCGCTGGCATGGCTGCTGCACCAGCCGGTGGTGACCAGCGTGATCGTGGGCGCCAAGCGTGTCGAACAGCTGGACGACAACATCGCCGCGACCGCCATCCGGCTCTCCGCCGAAGAGTTGGCCCGACTCGGCAAGGTCAGCGCGCTGCCCTCCGAATACCCGGGCTGGATGCTCGAGCGCCAGGGCGGCGCCAGGGCCAGGCGCCTGGCTGAATCAAGCCAGCGCGGCTGAGCTTCAGCGTGCGGCGTGGGCCGCGGTGGCGCGCAATGCGCGCAGGTCGAGGTGCCTGGCTGCGCTTGCCGCAGAGGGCTCGGCCAGGTGCGGCACCACGCCGAGCAGGGGCGCGCCGAGCCGGGCGCGCAGGGTCTGGAGGTTCGACTCGGGCGCCAACATGCCGGGCTCGATGACGCTCGCGACCCATCCCGCCAGCACGAGGCCGCGGGCGCGGATGGCCTCCGCCGTGAGCAGTGCGTGGTTCAGGCAGCCGAGCCTGAGCCCGACCACGAGGATGACCGGCAGGCCCAGCCCCACGGCCAGGTCGGCGCTGTCGAGGTCGTCGCCGAAGGGCACGCAGAACCCGCCCACGCCTTCGACCACCACCGCGTCGGCGCGCTGCGACAAGGAGGCGTAGGCCGACAGCAGCGCCGGCAATTCAATGCGCACGCCCTCCTCCCGCGCCGCGAGGTGCGGCGACATCGGCGCGCGCAGCAGGTACGGGCAGCGCAGGGCCAAGGGTGCATCGACATTGCCGGCAGCGCGCAACTGCTCGACGTCTTCGTTGCGCCACTCACCATCAATCGACTCCAAGCCCGCCGCCACCGGCTTCATGCCGACCGCCCGCAGGCCCGACGCGGCCAGCAGGCTCAGCATGGCGCTGCTGGCAAGCGTCTTGCCGACGCCCGTGTCGGTGCCCGTGACGAACCAGCCTCGATGGGTCATGGGTTCACCCCCGCACGGCCAAGGCGTCGCCCATGGCGTCGAGCAGCCGCGCCACGTCGGCCTCGCTGTGGCTGGCCGACAGCGTGATCCGCAGCCGCGCGGTGCCCGCGGGCACGGTCGGCGGGCGGATCGCGCCGACGCGCAGGCCATGCGCATCGAGCCGCGCCATGGCCTGCATCGCGCGTGCGTTGTCGCCGACGATCAGCGGCTGGATGGCGGTGGGCGAATCGGGCAGCCAGGCGCTGCCGTCCGGCGGCAGGATCGCTCCGAGGCCCCGGCGCAGCTGCCCGATGCGCGCCTGCAGACGGGCGCGGCGAATCCCGCCTTCCTCCCCTTCGATCAACGCGAGGCTCGCGAGCAGCGCATGCGCGATGGCCGGCGGCGCGGCGGTGGTGAAGATGTAGGGCCGCGCACGCTGCACAAGGTAGTCGATGACGGTGCGGTGCGCCGCCACGAAAGCGCCGGACACACCGGCCGCCTTGCCAAGCGTGCCGATGAGCACCAGCCGCTCCGAGCAGAGGCCCATGGCCTGCAGCACGCCGCGCCCCGTGGCGCCCAGCACGCCGAAGCCGTGCGCGTCGTCCAGCACCAGCCAGGCGTCGTGCCGCTCGGCCAGCGCGAGCAGTTCGGCGACGGGGGCGATGTTGCCGTCCATGCTGAACACTGCATCGCTCACGATCAGCTTGACCGGCGCGTCGCAGGCGCCGAGCTGCGCATCGAGCGCCGCCACGTCGCAGTGCAGATAGCGCTCGACCCGTGCCTTGGCCAGCCGCGCACCGTCGATCAGCGACGCATGGTTGAGCGACTCGGAAAAGATCACCGCCTCGGCGCCGCCGAGCGCCGACAGCACCGCGAGGTTGGCCATGTAGCCGGTGCAGAAGAAAAGGCTGCGGGCCTCCGGAATGTGCGGCGCCATCCAGCCGGCCAGCCGCTCCTCGAGCTCGGCGTGCGCGCGCGAATGGCCGAGGATCAGGTGCGAGCCGCCGCTGCCCGTGCCATAGCGCGCCGCGCCTTCGGCCAGCGCGGCGGCCAGCGCCGGATGCGCGGCAAGCCCGAGATAGTCGTTGCTGCTGAAGCCCAGCATGGTGCGCGGCGCGCCGGCGCCGGCCAGCGTCAGCGATTGCTCGGGTGCGCAGGCCGATTCCGCGATCTGCCGGCGGCGCC
The Variovorax sp. OAS795 genome window above contains:
- a CDS encoding AraC family transcriptional regulator, whose protein sequence is MSDETPETAAAIAQPMPLDPQLDEARKELVALINRITSGRDGTVETPVAGLQVFCISKPDGPKHAFATPALGLIAQGSKRIIVGDDIYVYDPMHYLVTSVDLPVCGQVRLTSDNEPYLGVRLELAIDDIGELIGDEKLPAKANAPASRGMYVNRIAMPVLEPVLRLLRLAETPEDVPIMAPLIKREIMYRLLVNGEGARLRQIALQDSHTQRVAKAISALRINYAQSLRIEDMARAVHMSVSSFHHHFKAVTAMSPLQYQKQLRLQEARRQMLMAGVDVASAAHSVGYESPSQFAREYSRMFGAPPLRDKRRWLSEAQNDAVGDASAQAA
- a CDS encoding aldo/keto reductase, whose translation is MQYRKFGRTGLFVSELCLGTMTFGGASGIWGHIGNLQQSEAESLVGRALDAGINFIDTADVYSEGLSETITGQALKNLKVPRENVVVATKVLGETGKSPNSAGASRYHIMEGVKASLKRLQLDHIDLYQIHGFDPVTPIEETVRALDNLVRQGHVRYVGVSNWAAWQIMKALGIAERQGLARFESLQAYYTIAGRDLERELAPMLQSENVGLMVWSPLAGGLLSGKYGRDTEAEKGSRRTTFDFPPVNVERAYDCIDVMRELAESRKVSVAQIALAWLLHQPVVTSVIVGAKRVEQLDDNIAATAIRLSAEELARLGKVSALPSEYPGWMLERQGGARARRLAESSQRG
- the bioD gene encoding dethiobiotin synthase; amino-acid sequence: MTHRGWFVTGTDTGVGKTLASSAMLSLLAASGLRAVGMKPVAAGLESIDGEWRNEDVEQLRAAGNVDAPLALRCPYLLRAPMSPHLAAREEGVRIELPALLSAYASLSQRADAVVVEGVGGFCVPFGDDLDSADLAVGLGLPVILVVGLRLGCLNHALLTAEAIRARGLVLAGWVASVIEPGMLAPESNLQTLRARLGAPLLGVVPHLAEPSAASAARHLDLRALRATAAHAAR
- the bioF gene encoding 8-amino-7-oxononanoate synthase — protein: MSRLLDRLEDEIGALDAKSLRRRRQIAESACAPEQSLTLAGAGAPRTMLGFSSNDYLGLAAHPALAAALAEGAARYGTGSGGSHLILGHSRAHAELEERLAGWMAPHIPEARSLFFCTGYMANLAVLSALGGAEAVIFSESLNHASLIDGARLAKARVERYLHCDVAALDAQLGACDAPVKLIVSDAVFSMDGNIAPVAELLALAERHDAWLVLDDAHGFGVLGATGRGVLQAMGLCSERLVLIGTLGKAAGVSGAFVAAHRTVIDYLVQRARPYIFTTAAPPAIAHALLASLALIEGEEGGIRRARLQARIGQLRRGLGAILPPDGSAWLPDSPTAIQPLIVGDNARAMQAMARLDAHGLRVGAIRPPTVPAGTARLRITLSASHSEADVARLLDAMGDALAVRG